The Thalassolituus oleivorans MIL-1 genome includes the window CCGAAAAGACTGAAGTTCTTGCTCACCATAAACGCAAACCACAGGACTTTTTATCCACTGAGTAATCAGCTGTGGGGTTCGATTTAATTGCTGCAATACAAGCTGTTCAAGCTCATCGCGTCGAAAGCGCCTCCCACAGGACAACCATTGCTCCATTTCGTTTTTAGTAAATAACGCCAGCCATTCGCCATCATCGAAATCAGCACTTAATTGTTCTGGTTGAAATACACCGAAATAACGACTTGTTGTTAATTCAGCAACTGCAGAGGGAATATCGGCTATCTCTTCATAATGAATTTTATCAATTCGAAAGAGATCACCTCGACGACCAGACAACCTGACATATAGGCATTGAGCTGCAATAGACAACTGTAAAAACTCATCAATAAAACTGCACTCGTATTCCGATAGGAGGTCTCGATATAAGCTATTGACGTGATGAATAAGATGTAAAAAGTTATCTAAATAGTAAGTTGGTTTCAGTTCAACCGAACTGGTAGAAATCGTTGTCGTAGAGGTTGAGAATTGTGATATTGAGCTAACCATCATGTTGTCCACTGCCTAAACATCCGAGTGGCAACATGTGGTTAGTGGGATACTGATACGCCGCCGCCCTAAAGTGTACGATTAGCGGTACCTCCTGTCAGCCAAAACAGCGACAAAGAAATACCAACCAAGGTCACCCGCACCGTATCAAAGATACGCTTTAGAGCATCTCTAATACCATGCAATCAACGGCCTATCAGTTTAATTAATTATTTTTCTTTGGCTGATGATGCGGCTCTATCGGCGTCGTGCCATAACTCACTAGCTCGCCAACTAACCAACCACCAATGAAGCCAGTAGCAGTAGCTTCAAGAGACATTCCAGTAGTTGCGCCAATGATCATGCCTAGGCCAGCACCTACCAAACCTCCGGTTACTAACGCTTTATTACGATAACGAGCTAAACGTTCGTCTTTCATATGTTTATCCTCCGGATCGTTCCTGTAAGACATCCTAGATCAAGACTTTTGTCCTGAGCCTATTTTTGTCCCGCTTACGTCCTGTTGTGTGAGTTGCCTCACTTAAAAAGTTATATCAGATGCTTTTACGCGGTCAATGTGACCAGAGTAAATAAGACAGGTTCCATTCGGCGAAATAGACATTTTTTGACAATTTACTGACTTAAATCAGATTGTTTGTGCTGCTTTTGATGGCACGACGTTAGTCGTATGCACCAGAATCCTTCAGATAGACAGGATTTACGAGTGTGACCAAGACAAGTTGTCTCAATTGGCATCTTTGCGAAAAGATTACAGCGGAAATAAGATATTTTAGAGGAGTTGGGCAGAACAGAACGGCAAACCGGCAACCGTCGCTGCCGGTCTTATGTGGCCATCGAAATGGCCGACATTTTAGTGGTGATGACCACCTTCGCCATGAACATGGCCATGAGCCAGTTCTTCTTCACTTGCATCGCGAACGCTTTCAACTTTAACCGAGAAAGCCAAAGCCTTACCCGCTAGAGGGTGATTAGCGTCAACGGTCACAATGTCTTCT containing:
- a CDS encoding glycine zipper family protein; protein product: MKDERLARYRNKALVTGGLVGAGLGMIIGATTGMSLEATATGFIGGWLVGELVSYGTTPIEPHHQPKKNN